A genomic region of Planococcus kocurii contains the following coding sequences:
- a CDS encoding ABC transporter ATP-binding protein, translating into MNERKTILDVKGLQTTFFTDDGEIPAVDNVDFHIREGEVLGIVGESGCGKSVTSLSIMGLVPSPPGKITNGEILFQDKDLTKLSEKEMRGIRGNDIAMIFQEPMTSLNPLFTIGNQLREAIKIHKKDWSKKQVQERAIEMMNLVGLPRPEGLMKEYPHQLSGGMRQRVMIAMALLCDPKVLIADEPTTALDVTIQSQILKLIKNLNERLNTAVLLITHDLGVVAETCERVVVMYAGKVVEEGPVHTIFNDPQHPYTKGLLESVPDMRFKKERLYSIPGNVPKPGAIKTGCKFAARCEFAFDRCTVENPELYQTAEDHQTRCFLFDPKEVQSHDRTVVKS; encoded by the coding sequence ATGAATGAACGCAAAACCATCTTAGACGTTAAAGGATTACAAACAACCTTTTTCACAGACGATGGAGAGATACCAGCAGTAGATAATGTAGATTTTCATATACGAGAAGGGGAAGTGCTTGGAATTGTTGGGGAATCCGGATGTGGTAAAAGTGTGACGTCACTTTCCATAATGGGATTAGTTCCAAGTCCTCCTGGGAAAATTACGAACGGCGAAATTTTATTTCAGGATAAAGATTTAACGAAATTATCCGAGAAAGAAATGCGAGGAATCCGAGGAAATGATATCGCAATGATTTTTCAGGAACCGATGACGTCGTTAAACCCGTTGTTTACAATTGGCAATCAGCTTCGTGAAGCGATTAAAATTCATAAAAAAGATTGGTCAAAAAAACAGGTGCAAGAAAGAGCAATTGAAATGATGAATTTGGTAGGCTTGCCTCGACCTGAAGGGTTGATGAAAGAATATCCACATCAATTATCAGGCGGAATGCGTCAACGAGTCATGATTGCAATGGCTTTGTTATGTGATCCGAAAGTATTGATTGCAGACGAACCGACAACAGCGCTTGACGTAACGATTCAGTCTCAAATTCTGAAATTGATCAAAAATCTTAACGAACGGTTAAATACAGCAGTGCTATTAATTACTCATGATTTAGGTGTAGTAGCTGAAACTTGTGAGCGGGTAGTCGTTATGTATGCCGGAAAAGTAGTCGAAGAAGGTCCGGTCCACACGATTTTTAACGACCCACAACATCCCTACACAAAAGGCTTACTTGAATCAGTTCCAGATATGCGTTTTAAAAAAGAGCGATTGTATTCGATTCCTGGGAACGTTCCCAAACCGGGAGCGATAAAAACAGGCTGCAAATTCGCAGCACGTTGTGAATTTGCTTTTGATCGCTGCACCGTAGAAAATCCAGAGCTGTACCAAACAGCGGAAGATCATCAAACACGCTGTTTCCTATTCGATCCGAAGGAGGTACAGTCTCATGACAGAACCGTTGTTAAAAGTTGA
- a CDS encoding ABC transporter ATP-binding protein, which produces MSSVKRYMQFVKPYYWQIALTIVIGIFKFAIPLFIPLLIKIVIDDIIGADALSNAEKLNQLYLWLGGTAIVFFLLRPPIEYYRQYYAQYVSNKILYDIRGYLYGHLQRLSLRYYANTRAGEIISRIINDVEQTKNFVMIGLMNVWLDLATILIAIAIMLSMDVSLTIVALLAFPFYAFSVKYFFGRLRDLTRGRSQALANVQSYLHERVQGMSIIKSFALEKHEQKIFNDTNNQFLEKAIDHTKWNAKAFAVVNTITDVAPLLVIGYAGYQVIEGNLTLGTMVAFIAYIERLYSPLRRLVNSSTTLVQSLASMDRVFELIDEDYDVTDKEQAHNLTVVDGKLEFRDVSFHYNDGGNNVLSNLNFTVKPGETVAFVGMSGGGKSTIVSLIPRFYDVTSGGIFMDGHDLRDVTTHTLRDQIGLVLQDSILFSDSVKANILMGKPEATDEEVIAAAKAANADEFISQLPEGYDTKVGERGVKLSGGQKQRVAIARVFLKNPPILILDEATSALDLESEALIQDSLERLAHDRTTLIVAHRLSTITHADQILVIDHGKLAENGTHAELMKQQGVYYNLFQVQHFN; this is translated from the coding sequence TTGAGTAGTGTGAAACGCTATATGCAGTTTGTCAAACCGTATTATTGGCAGATTGCGTTAACAATTGTCATTGGGATATTCAAATTTGCCATCCCACTTTTTATTCCGCTACTAATCAAAATCGTCATTGACGACATTATTGGAGCGGATGCATTGTCTAATGCCGAAAAGTTGAACCAGCTATATTTATGGCTTGGCGGAACCGCAATCGTCTTTTTCTTATTGCGTCCACCCATTGAATATTACCGTCAATATTACGCGCAGTATGTCAGCAATAAGATTCTTTATGATATCCGTGGCTATTTATATGGCCATTTGCAACGGTTAAGCCTGCGCTATTACGCGAACACACGAGCGGGTGAAATTATCTCACGCATCATTAACGACGTTGAGCAAACCAAAAACTTTGTCATGATTGGCTTAATGAACGTGTGGCTGGATCTGGCAACGATTCTCATCGCCATTGCGATCATGCTTTCTATGGACGTTTCGTTAACTATTGTTGCATTACTGGCATTTCCGTTCTATGCCTTCAGCGTCAAATATTTCTTTGGTCGTTTGCGCGACTTGACGCGTGGACGTTCTCAGGCTTTAGCTAATGTTCAAAGCTATTTACATGAACGTGTTCAAGGAATGAGTATCATTAAAAGTTTTGCACTCGAAAAGCACGAGCAGAAAATTTTCAACGATACCAATAATCAATTTCTAGAAAAAGCTATTGATCATACGAAATGGAATGCTAAAGCATTCGCTGTAGTCAATACGATTACGGATGTTGCTCCGCTATTGGTTATCGGCTACGCCGGTTATCAAGTAATTGAAGGCAATTTAACACTCGGGACAATGGTAGCGTTTATTGCTTATATTGAACGACTTTATAGTCCACTTCGCCGCTTAGTCAATTCTTCAACGACTTTGGTGCAGTCACTAGCTTCTATGGATCGTGTTTTCGAATTGATCGATGAAGACTACGACGTGACTGATAAAGAACAAGCACATAATTTAACAGTGGTTGACGGCAAATTGGAATTCCGAGACGTTTCTTTCCATTACAACGATGGTGGAAATAACGTATTATCTAATTTGAACTTTACAGTGAAACCTGGAGAGACTGTCGCATTTGTTGGAATGAGCGGTGGTGGAAAATCTACGATTGTCTCCTTGATTCCGAGATTCTACGATGTTACGAGTGGTGGGATCTTCATGGATGGTCACGATTTGCGCGACGTCACGACTCATACGTTACGTGATCAGATTGGATTAGTGCTACAGGATTCTATTCTCTTTAGCGATTCGGTAAAAGCAAATATCCTGATGGGCAAACCAGAGGCAACAGACGAAGAAGTAATTGCAGCAGCCAAAGCTGCCAATGCAGATGAATTTATTTCGCAGCTGCCTGAAGGCTACGACACTAAAGTTGGAGAACGCGGAGTGAAATTATCGGGTGGACAAAAACAACGTGTCGCGATTGCACGTGTCTTCTTGAAAAATCCACCGATTCTTATTTTAGATGAAGCCACTTCAGCACTAGACCTTGAAAGTGAAGCATTGATTCAAGATTCACTAGAACGTTTGGCACATGACCGCACAACCTTAATTGTTGCACATCGCCTTTCAACAATTACTCATGCAGACCAAATTTTGGTCATCGATCATGGTAAACTTGCTGAAAATGGTACGCATGCAGAACTGATGAAACAGCAAGGAGTATATTACAACTTATTCCAAGTTCAACATTTTAATTGA